One Methanocaldococcus infernus ME DNA segment encodes these proteins:
- a CDS encoding acyl-CoA dehydratase activase: MILGVDVGSTTTKMVVMDNNKIVDYKIENFGVSLNEEELLKEVNKFKAKYNVKKVVATGYGRHKVEFADKVVPEVIALGRGANYFFKEADGVIDIGGQDSKVIKIDKDGSVKDFILSDKCAAGTGKFLEKVLEILKIDIDNINKYKSKNVAKISSMCAVFAESEIISLLAKNVPKEEILMGVYESICNRIVPMVKKLKINNIVFSGGVAKNKVLAELLEEKLDRHLLIPEEPQIVCCVGAILEAKKGIR, encoded by the coding sequence ATGATCTTAGGAGTGGATGTTGGCTCTACAACCACAAAGATGGTAGTTATGGATAACAATAAAATTGTTGACTATAAAATAGAGAATTTTGGTGTTTCCCTCAATGAAGAAGAACTTTTAAAAGAAGTTAATAAATTTAAAGCTAAATATAATGTTAAAAAGGTAGTAGCTACTGGTTATGGAAGGCATAAGGTAGAGTTTGCTGATAAGGTTGTTCCTGAAGTTATTGCCTTAGGAAGAGGGGCTAACTATTTTTTTAAGGAAGCTGATGGAGTTATTGACATAGGAGGACAGGACAGTAAGGTTATAAAAATTGACAAGGATGGAAGTGTTAAAGACTTTATCCTCTCTGACAAGTGTGCAGCTGGCACAGGGAAGTTTTTAGAGAAAGTCTTAGAGATTTTAAAAATAGATATAGACAATATAAATAAATACAAATCTAAAAATGTAGCTAAGATCTCTTCAATGTGTGCAGTCTTTGCAGAGAGTGAAATTATCTCCTTATTGGCTAAGAATGTTCCTAAGGAAGAGATACTAATGGGAGTTTATGAAAGTATTTGTAATAGGATAGTTCCTATGGTTAAGAAATTAAAGATAAATAATATAGTATTTAGTGGAGGAGTGGCAAAGAATAAGGTTTTAGCTGAGCTTCTTGAGGAGAAGTTAGATAGACATCTTTTAATCCCAGAAGAGCCACAAATAGTTTGTTGTGTTGGAGCCATCTTAGAAGCTAAAAAAGGGATAAGATGA
- a CDS encoding double-cubane-cluster-containing anaerobic reductase, with amino-acid sequence MELNAIKKLMEKFSKRKEQLYKQKEEGKKVFGMFCAYVPIELILASNAIPVGLCGGKNDTIPIAEEDLPRNLCPLIKSSYGFKKAKSCPYFEAADVIIGETTCDGKKKMFELLGRMVKMHVMFLPCMKTEKAKELWVEEVKKLKELIEKETKNTITEEKLKEAVEKVNKMRKLFYRLYELRANVPTPIRGLDTLKLFQFAYLLDIDDTIEILEELIEELEERVKRGEGYSGKRILITGCPMVAGNSKIVEIIEEVGGVVVGEESCTGTRFFENLVEEPTIEGIAERYLKIPCACMYNNDERIENIKRLVKELKVDGVVYYTLQYCHTFNIEGARVEEELKKEGIPIIRIETDYSESDREQLKTRLEAFIEMI; translated from the coding sequence ATGGAGCTAAATGCAATCAAAAAATTGATGGAAAAATTTTCCAAAAGAAAGGAACAGTTATATAAGCAAAAAGAAGAAGGAAAAAAAGTTTTTGGAATGTTCTGTGCTTATGTACCCATTGAGCTAATCTTAGCCTCTAATGCTATTCCTGTTGGACTATGTGGAGGGAAAAATGACACAATTCCAATAGCTGAAGAAGACCTTCCAAGAAACCTCTGTCCTCTAATAAAATCTTCCTATGGATTTAAGAAAGCTAAGTCTTGTCCTTATTTTGAAGCTGCTGATGTCATTATTGGAGAAACTACATGTGATGGGAAAAAGAAAATGTTTGAACTTTTAGGAAGAATGGTTAAAATGCATGTTATGTTCCTCCCATGCATGAAAACAGAGAAGGCTAAAGAATTGTGGGTTGAAGAAGTAAAAAAATTAAAGGAACTAATTGAAAAAGAAACTAAAAATACAATTACTGAAGAAAAATTAAAAGAAGCTGTTGAGAAAGTAAATAAAATGAGGAAGCTCTTTTATAGGCTATATGAGTTAAGGGCTAATGTGCCTACACCAATTAGAGGATTAGACACTTTAAAATTATTCCAATTTGCCTACCTCTTAGATATAGATGACACTATTGAAATCTTAGAAGAGCTTATAGAAGAGTTAGAGGAGAGAGTTAAGAGAGGAGAAGGATATAGTGGTAAAAGAATCTTAATAACTGGCTGTCCTATGGTTGCTGGGAATAGTAAGATAGTTGAGATCATAGAAGAGGTTGGTGGAGTGGTTGTTGGAGAAGAGAGTTGTACAGGAACAAGATTCTTTGAGAATTTAGTTGAAGAGCCAACTATTGAAGGTATAGCAGAGAGATATTTAAAAATCCCATGTGCTTGTATGTATAACAATGATGAGAGAATAGAAAATATTAAAAGGCTGGTTAAGGAGCTAAAAGTTGATGGAGTTGTTTATTACACCTTACAGTATTGTCATACCTTCAATATTGAGGGAGCAAGAGTTGAAGAAGAGCTTAAGAAGGAGGGAATCCCTATTATTAGGATAGAAACAGACTACTCTGAAAGTGACAGAGAGCAGTTAAAAACAAGATTAGAGGCATTCATTGAGATGATCTAA
- a CDS encoding methanogenesis marker 9 domain-containing protein yields the protein MGWDNAPSHICRGGDLRGLAFCCPPIKYCPIHQALQILKISPEEFIKIKEEFGKRTKLGVGENTCFHSLVWCCKITKPCPYRDYELKRNNISPDEYMELKKKLAEEILRNSRFFKEAVEAFVKRGVSRELAEKALLETGDLKKAYELIKRSLGTQE from the coding sequence ATGGGTTGGGATAATGCTCCATCTCACATCTGTAGAGGAGGAGATCTAAGAGGTTTAGCTTTCTGTTGCCCTCCTATAAAGTATTGTCCAATACACCAAGCTCTTCAGATACTAAAGATAAGCCCTGAAGAGTTTATAAAGATAAAGGAAGAGTTTGGGAAGAGAACAAAATTAGGAGTTGGAGAGAACACTTGTTTCCACTCTTTGGTTTGGTGTTGTAAGATAACAAAGCCATGCCCATATAGAGATTATGAGTTAAAGAGAAATAATATCTCTCCAGATGAGTATATGGAGTTAAAGAAGAAGTTGGCTGAAGAAATTTTAAGAAATAGTAGATTCTTTAAAGAGGCTGTTGAAGCCTTTGTTAAGAGAGGAGTTAGTAGGGAGTTAGCTGAAAAAGCCTTATTAGAAACAGGAGATTTAAAAAAAGCTTATGAGTTAATTAAAAGAAGTTTGGGAACTCAAGAATAG
- a CDS encoding M42 family metallopeptidase, with translation MVIEYLKKLSELHGISGREDSVREFMKEELEKYCEVEIDKFGNLIAKKGEGEKSLMLAAHMDEIGLMVKYIDDNGFLKFTKIGGIYDPTILNQKVVVHGRKGDIIGVLGSKPPHRMKEEERNKLIKYEDMFIDIGAESREEAMEMGVRIGTWVSFLTEVHELGKHRLTGKAFDDRVGCSILLDVMRNLPDDLDFKVYAVGTVQEEVGLKGAKVSAFKLNPDMAIALDVTISGDHPGIKKEDAPVELGKGPVVGIVDASGRGLIAHPRVLELIEEVSLKYNIEVQWEVGEGGTTDATAIHLAREGIPTGVISVPARYIHTPVEVIDKRDLKKTSELVLKTILEFPNFF, from the coding sequence ATGGTTATAGAGTATCTTAAAAAACTTTCAGAGCTTCATGGGATCTCTGGAAGAGAGGACAGTGTTAGAGAGTTCATGAAGGAAGAGCTTGAAAAATATTGTGAAGTTGAAATAGATAAGTTTGGAAATTTAATAGCTAAGAAGGGAGAAGGAGAGAAGAGCTTAATGCTTGCTGCACACATGGATGAGATTGGATTAATGGTTAAGTATATTGATGACAATGGATTTTTAAAGTTCACCAAGATAGGAGGAATCTATGATCCAACAATTCTAAACCAGAAGGTTGTAGTTCATGGAAGGAAAGGAGATATAATAGGGGTTCTTGGCTCTAAGCCTCCTCATAGAATGAAAGAGGAAGAGAGAAATAAATTAATAAAATATGAAGACATGTTCATAGACATTGGTGCAGAGAGTAGAGAGGAAGCCATGGAGATGGGGGTTAGAATAGGAACATGGGTTTCCTTCTTAACTGAGGTTCATGAGCTTGGAAAGCATAGGTTAACAGGGAAAGCCTTTGATGACAGAGTTGGATGCTCAATCTTACTTGATGTTATGAGAAACTTACCTGATGACTTAGACTTTAAAGTCTATGCTGTTGGAACAGTTCAGGAAGAGGTTGGACTAAAGGGAGCCAAGGTTTCAGCCTTTAAGCTTAATCCAGACATGGCTATAGCTTTAGATGTTACTATATCTGGGGATCATCCAGGGATTAAAAAAGAAGATGCTCCTGTTGAGCTTGGCAAGGGGCCAGTTGTTGGCATAGTTGATGCCTCTGGAAGAGGTTTAATAGCTCATCCAAGGGTTTTAGAGCTTATAGAAGAGGTTTCTTTAAAGTATAATATAGAGGTTCAGTGGGAAGTTGGAGAGGGAGGAACAACTGACGCTACAGCCATACATTTAGCAAGGGAGGGAATTCCTACAGGAGTTATTTCAGTGCCAGCAAGGTATATACATACTCCAGTTGAAGTTATTGACAAAAGAGATTTAAAGAAGACATCTGAGTTAGTCTTAAAAACTATTCTTGAGTTCCCAAACTTCTTTTAA
- the hflX gene encoding GTPase HflX has translation MKAVIVLRKDNKMDKKSLEELEELVKVLYNPVKSFVQIRKPDAKFQIGKGLVEKIKNYVRENNIDIVVFGNQLSPTQKYNLAKEFKVEVIDKIELVLQIFQKHARTKEAQLQVKLAELQYELPRAKEKVRLAKKGEQPGFMGYGDYEVERYYQKVKREIASIKKKLEKLREHRRIARKGREKFDSVGLVGYTNAGKTSLLNILCGEKKEAKNQVFTTLSTTTRRIRGIKRKILVTDTVGFMDDLPPFMIEAFLSTIEESSDSDLILLVIDASEDIEEIERKLKVNHEILEKVNCKSPIITVFNKCDLITEEKREEILTKLERYIVNPIFVSAKTGEGIERLKNLILDKLNLSIGVIETNNPKVVSFLYQNTEIIEDIEEEGKRIITFRAKEREVNRILKIHRVVREDGYRVS, from the coding sequence ATTAAAGCAGTCATTGTTTTAAGGAAAGATAATAAGATGGATAAGAAGAGTTTAGAGGAGTTAGAAGAGTTGGTTAAAGTTCTCTACAATCCTGTTAAGAGCTTTGTTCAGATAAGAAAGCCTGATGCTAAGTTTCAGATTGGTAAGGGTTTGGTGGAGAAAATTAAAAATTATGTTAGAGAGAACAACATTGACATAGTTGTGTTTGGTAACCAACTGTCTCCAACTCAGAAATATAATTTGGCTAAGGAGTTTAAAGTTGAAGTTATTGATAAGATAGAGTTAGTTTTACAAATCTTCCAGAAGCATGCAAGGACTAAAGAGGCTCAGCTTCAGGTTAAGTTAGCTGAGCTACAGTATGAACTTCCAAGGGCTAAGGAAAAGGTTAGGTTAGCTAAGAAAGGAGAACAGCCAGGGTTTATGGGATATGGGGATTATGAAGTTGAGAGATACTACCAAAAGGTTAAGAGAGAAATAGCAAGTATAAAAAAGAAGTTGGAAAAGCTTAGAGAGCATAGAAGGATAGCAAGAAAGGGAAGGGAAAAGTTTGACTCTGTTGGCTTAGTGGGATATACAAATGCAGGGAAAACCTCTTTATTAAATATACTATGTGGAGAAAAAAAAGAGGCTAAAAATCAAGTATTTACTACACTGTCTACAACAACAAGGAGAATAAGAGGAATAAAGAGGAAGATATTAGTTACTGATACAGTTGGGTTTATGGATGACCTACCTCCATTCATGATAGAGGCTTTTTTATCCACAATTGAAGAGAGTTCAGACTCTGACTTAATCTTATTGGTTATTGATGCCTCTGAAGACATTGAAGAGATAGAGAGGAAGTTAAAGGTTAACCATGAAATCTTAGAGAAGGTTAATTGTAAATCTCCAATAATCACAGTTTTTAACAAGTGTGACTTAATAACTGAGGAGAAGAGGGAAGAGATATTAACTAAATTAGAAAGATATATAGTTAATCCTATCTTTGTTTCAGCTAAGACTGGAGAGGGAATTGAGAGGTTAAAGAACCTTATTTTAGATAAATTGAACTTATCAATTGGAGTTATTGAAACAAACAATCCTAAGGTTGTTTCCTTCTTATATCAAAATACTGAGATAATTGAAGATATTGAGGAAGAGGGGAAGAGGATAATAACATTTAGAGCCAAGGAGAGGGAAGTTAATAGAATTTTAAAGATTCATAGGGTGGTGAGAGAGGATGGTTATAGAGTATCTTAA
- a CDS encoding proteasome-activating nucleotidase, producing the protein MVFDEILNLDKKEKKEFREEEFKELEDRIKKDVEDLHEKAKIAELESKILKLEIEKRELERENIQLSKEVEILRRELDRMRVPPLLVGTIVDKIGERKAIVKSSSGPSFLVNISHFVNPDDLTPGTRVALNQQTLTIVDVLPETKDYRAKAMEIEERPNVRYEDIGGLDKQIQEIREVVELPLKHPELFEKIGIEPPKGVLLYGPPGTGKTLLAKAVARETNATFIRVVGSELVKKFIGEGASLVKDIFKLAKEKAPSIIFIDEIDAIAAKRTEALTGGDREVQRTLMQLLAEMDGFDPRGDVKVIAATNRLDILDPAILRPGRFDRIIEVPPPDEKGRLEILKIHTRKMNLKDVDLEKIAKLTEGCVGAELKAICTEAGMNAIRELRDYVTMEDFLKAIDKVMGKKKEKKEPKHLEVLYR; encoded by the coding sequence ATGGTTTTTGATGAAATACTAAATTTAGATAAGAAGGAGAAAAAAGAATTTAGAGAAGAGGAATTTAAAGAATTAGAGGATAGGATTAAAAAGGATGTTGAAGACTTACATGAAAAGGCAAAAATTGCTGAGCTGGAAAGTAAAATTTTAAAATTAGAGATTGAAAAGAGAGAATTAGAGAGAGAGAACATCCAACTTTCTAAGGAAGTTGAAATTTTAAGAAGAGAATTAGATAGAATGAGAGTTCCTCCTTTATTGGTAGGGACAATTGTTGATAAAATTGGTGAGAGGAAGGCTATAGTTAAAAGTTCCTCAGGGCCAAGCTTTTTAGTTAATATTTCTCACTTTGTAAATCCTGATGACCTTACACCAGGAACAAGGGTAGCTTTAAATCAGCAGACATTGACAATAGTTGACGTTCTTCCAGAGACTAAGGATTATAGAGCTAAGGCTATGGAGATAGAAGAGAGGCCAAATGTTAGATATGAAGATATTGGAGGTTTAGATAAGCAAATTCAAGAGATTAGGGAAGTTGTTGAGCTACCATTAAAACATCCTGAACTCTTTGAAAAGATTGGAATTGAGCCACCTAAAGGAGTTCTCCTCTATGGTCCACCAGGAACAGGGAAGACTTTATTAGCTAAAGCTGTAGCAAGGGAAACAAATGCCACATTTATAAGAGTAGTTGGTTCAGAGCTGGTTAAAAAGTTCATTGGAGAGGGAGCAAGTTTAGTTAAAGATATCTTTAAGTTGGCTAAGGAGAAAGCTCCTTCCATCATCTTCATTGATGAAATTGATGCTATAGCTGCTAAGAGAACTGAGGCTTTAACTGGAGGAGATAGAGAGGTTCAAAGAACCCTAATGCAACTCTTGGCAGAGATGGATGGTTTTGACCCAAGAGGAGATGTTAAGGTTATAGCAGCAACTAATAGGTTAGATATCTTAGATCCAGCTATCTTAAGACCTGGAAGGTTTGATAGAATTATAGAAGTGCCTCCACCAGATGAGAAAGGAAGGTTAGAAATCTTAAAGATACATACAAGAAAGATGAACTTGAAGGATGTTGATTTAGAGAAGATAGCTAAGCTGACAGAGGGATGTGTTGGAGCTGAGTTAAAGGCTATCTGTACAGAGGCAGGGATGAATGCTATTAGAGAGTTAAGGGACTATGTTACAATGGAAGACTTCTTAAAGGCTATTGATAAGGTTATGGGCAAGAAGAAGGAGAAGAAGGAGCCAAAGCACTTAGAAGTGCTTTACAGATAA
- a CDS encoding DUF2098 family protein produces the protein MIVRDAEGKEIKIGDYVIYINTGSKGRVVDIVEREGYDNNIWVLLDNDLLYKPSLLRVIEVKEEKEKKEEEKIEIEEEIKIDSTDLSEAGGAG, from the coding sequence ATGATAGTTAGGGATGCTGAAGGCAAGGAGATAAAGATAGGAGACTATGTTATTTATATAAATACTGGTAGTAAGGGAAGGGTTGTAGATATTGTTGAGAGAGAAGGCTATGATAACAATATCTGGGTTCTCTTAGACAATGATCTATTATATAAGCCCTCTCTTTTAAGGGTTATTGAGGTTAAGGAAGAGAAGGAGAAGAAAGAAGAGGAGAAGATTGAGATTGAGGAAGAGATTAAGATAGATTCAACTGATCTCTCCGAAGCTGGAGGGGCTGGATAA
- a CDS encoding TIGR03576 family pyridoxal phosphate-dependent enzyme produces the protein MEIDRIRKAQELVLKILHEKGREHLYDLSGLSGGFLIEDEDKDLLNTYIGSSYFSKKVDELGREHLKGERCVAFNRTTSAILSTILTLKPKKVIHYLPELPGHPSIRRASSLVDAQYMEDNNLEILENLDKGDLLVITGTTMDLEVINLKDFKEAIRIGKEREAIILVDDASGARVRLLYNQPPALELGADLVVTSTDKLMDGPRGGLLAGNDIELVEKIYETGLKYGLEAQPPALAGIYRALQNFSLERLRKVFERAKKINLDKIKWAKRTATGFVIKKVVDDEKRNREILEEAAFYLLKKYGILTITALGSPGASRSLRIDLSSRDAERLSDEKIVDAVYDSLTYALKNGAGDGI, from the coding sequence ATGGAAATTGATAGGATTAGGAAGGCTCAAGAGTTGGTTTTAAAAATTTTACATGAAAAGGGTAGAGAACATTTATATGACTTAAGTGGCCTCTCTGGAGGGTTCTTAATAGAGGATGAGGATAAAGATTTACTAAATACTTATATAGGCTCATCTTACTTCTCTAAGAAGGTTGATGAGCTTGGAAGGGAACATTTAAAAGGAGAGAGATGTGTAGCATTTAATAGAACAACATCAGCTATATTAAGTACAATACTAACCTTAAAGCCTAAGAAAGTTATTCACTACCTCCCAGAGCTTCCAGGACATCCATCTATAAGGAGAGCTTCCTCCCTTGTAGATGCTCAATACATGGAAGACAATAACTTAGAAATACTTGAAAATTTAGATAAAGGAGATTTGTTAGTTATCACTGGCACAACTATGGATTTAGAGGTTATAAATCTTAAAGACTTTAAGGAAGCTATAAGGATTGGGAAAGAGAGAGAGGCCATAATATTAGTTGATGATGCCTCTGGAGCAAGGGTTAGGCTTCTCTATAACCAACCTCCAGCCCTTGAGCTTGGAGCTGACCTTGTTGTTACAAGCACTGACAAACTAATGGATGGACCAAGAGGAGGCTTATTAGCTGGAAATGATATAGAGTTAGTTGAAAAAATCTATGAGACTGGATTAAAATATGGGTTAGAGGCTCAGCCTCCAGCATTGGCTGGCATCTATAGAGCTTTACAAAACTTTAGCTTGGAAAGGTTAAGGAAAGTTTTTGAGAGAGCTAAGAAGATAAATTTGGATAAGATAAAGTGGGCTAAGAGGACAGCTACAGGTTTTGTTATAAAGAAGGTTGTTGATGATGAAAAGAGGAATAGGGAGATATTAGAAGAAGCTGCCTTTTACTTGCTAAAGAAGTATGGGATCTTAACCATAACTGCCTTAGGGTCTCCAGGAGCAAGTAGAAGTTTAAGAATTGACTTATCATCAAGAGATGCTGAGAGGTTAAGTGATGAAAAAATCGTTGATGCTGTTTATGATAGCTTAACCTACGCCTTAAAAAATGGTGCGGGGGACGGGATTTGA
- the gatA gene encoding Asp-tRNA(Asn)/Glu-tRNA(Gln) amidotransferase subunit GatA, with protein sequence MIVEKAEEYLERIEKNKDLNAFIEVQKERVLKEAERLEKDEEAKKKPLYGKIVAVKANINVEGYTISCASKTLENYVAPYNATVIEKLLDAGALIIGITNMDEFACGSSGETSYYGPTKNPVAKDRIPGGSSSGSAAAVSAELCDIALGSDTGGSIRNPSSHCGVSGFKPSYGVVSRHGLCDLAMSFDQIGPIAKRAEDLLLVMNIIKGKDVRDTTTVETPEFKKLDVSKFKVGVVEEFMEAADEKIRKEIEKGIEVFKDMGCEIVHLNYKYLDLALPTYYLINYVEFFSATRRYDGRRYGYRIEEVCGEEVLRRITIGSMISQKEYSGKYYKKALKARNLLRKEMIKLMKDIDIIVSPTVPKLPHKLGEKLSPMDMYNYDVLTVLANICGVPAGTVPCSAINGIPIGLQIMAKPFEDEKVLSAMIEFENLNK encoded by the coding sequence TTGATAGTTGAGAAGGCTGAAGAATACTTAGAGAGGATAGAGAAGAATAAAGATTTAAATGCCTTCATTGAGGTTCAAAAGGAGAGGGTTTTAAAAGAAGCTGAAAGGTTAGAGAAGGATGAGGAGGCTAAGAAAAAGCCTTTATATGGAAAAATAGTAGCTGTAAAGGCTAATATAAATGTTGAAGGCTACACTATTTCCTGTGCTTCCAAAACTTTAGAGAACTATGTAGCTCCTTACAATGCCACTGTTATAGAAAAGCTTTTAGATGCTGGAGCCTTAATTATTGGAATTACAAATATGGATGAATTTGCCTGTGGAAGTTCTGGGGAAACCTCTTACTATGGACCAACAAAAAACCCTGTAGCTAAGGATAGAATCCCTGGAGGTTCTTCCTCTGGCTCAGCTGCAGCTGTTTCAGCTGAGTTATGTGACATAGCCTTAGGTAGTGACACTGGGGGAAGTATAAGAAATCCCTCATCCCACTGTGGAGTCTCTGGGTTTAAGCCAAGCTATGGAGTTGTAAGTAGACATGGGCTATGTGACTTAGCCATGAGTTTTGATCAAATAGGGCCAATAGCTAAGAGAGCTGAAGATCTCTTATTGGTTATGAACATCATTAAAGGGAAAGATGTAAGGGATACAACAACAGTAGAAACTCCAGAATTTAAGAAGTTAGATGTCTCAAAGTTTAAGGTTGGAGTTGTTGAAGAGTTTATGGAAGCTGCAGATGAAAAAATAAGGAAGGAGATTGAGAAAGGAATAGAAGTTTTTAAAGATATGGGATGTGAAATAGTTCATTTAAACTATAAATATTTAGATTTAGCTCTACCAACTTACTATTTAATAAACTATGTTGAGTTCTTCTCAGCCACAAGGAGATATGATGGTAGAAGATATGGTTATAGGATAGAAGAGGTTTGTGGAGAAGAGGTTTTAAGAAGAATAACTATAGGGTCAATGATAAGTCAGAAAGAATATAGTGGAAAGTATTACAAGAAAGCTTTAAAGGCAAGAAACTTGTTAAGGAAGGAGATGATAAAGTTAATGAAAGATATTGACATTATTGTCTCTCCAACTGTTCCTAAACTTCCTCATAAGTTAGGGGAGAAGTTATCTCCTATGGACATGTATAACTATGATGTCTTAACAGTCTTAGCTAACATCTGTGGAGTTCCAGCTGGAACTGTTCCATGCTCAGCCATCAATGGCATTCCAATTGGGCTACAGATAATGGCTAAGCCCTTTGAAGATGAGAAGGTTTTAAGTGCAATGATTGAGTTTGAGAACTTAAATAAATAA
- the purS gene encoding phosphoribosylformylglycinamidine synthase subunit PurS: protein MKYKATVTIKLKKGVLNPEGRTIKRALEFLGYEVEDVNTYKMIDLILNGESEEEVYKKVEEMCQKLLANPVIHDYRIKVERL from the coding sequence TTGAAATATAAGGCTACAGTCACAATAAAGTTAAAAAAAGGAGTTCTAAATCCTGAGGGAAGGACAATAAAGAGAGCTTTAGAATTTTTAGGCTATGAGGTTGAGGATGTAAATACTTACAAGATGATAGATCTTATCTTAAATGGGGAGAGTGAGGAAGAAGTTTATAAGAAAGTTGAAGAGATGTGTCAAAAACTCTTAGCCAACCCTGTTATACATGACTATAGGATTAAGGTAGAAAGGCTATGA
- the serB gene encoding phosphoserine phosphatase SerB, translated as MRKKIIFFDFDSTLINNETIDELAKEAGVEREVKEITKKAMRGEIDFKEALKERVKLLKGLPLEKVNEAIERLTLTEGAEETIKELKKKGYIVAVISGGFDIALNKFKDKLNIDYSFGNTLIVKDNKLTGEVEEKVIDKGEVVENLVKELKIPKENIVVVGDGANDIAMFEKAGLRIAFCAKPILKEKADICIEKRDLKEILKYVK; from the coding sequence ATGAGGAAAAAAATTATCTTTTTTGATTTTGACAGTACATTAATTAACAATGAAACCATAGATGAGCTTGCTAAAGAGGCTGGAGTTGAGAGAGAGGTTAAAGAGATCACCAAGAAGGCAATGAGAGGAGAAATAGATTTCAAGGAAGCTTTAAAGGAGAGGGTTAAGCTCTTAAAAGGCTTACCTTTAGAGAAGGTTAATGAAGCTATTGAAAGATTAACCTTAACTGAAGGGGCTGAAGAAACCATTAAAGAGCTTAAAAAGAAAGGTTATATAGTGGCTGTAATTAGTGGAGGCTTTGACATAGCTCTCAACAAGTTTAAGGATAAGCTAAATATAGATTACTCTTTTGGTAATACTTTAATAGTGAAAGATAATAAGCTAACAGGAGAGGTTGAGGAGAAGGTTATTGACAAGGGAGAGGTTGTAGAGAACTTAGTTAAAGAGTTAAAGATTCCCAAGGAGAATATTGTAGTTGTGGGGGATGGAGCTAATGACATAGCTATGTTTGAAAAAGCTGGGTTAAGGATAGCTTTCTGTGCCAAACCAATATTAAAGGAGAAGGCAGACATCTGTATAGAGAAGAGAGATTTAAAGGAGATTTTAAAATATGTTAAGTGA
- a CDS encoding methanogenesis marker 2 protein: MLKGIVEEIKNFEGLLRKKAIKDVIGNFTFDEDYEFEIIEDFGDDAAVIGIDGENAILLAADGIWGKLLEKDPWWAGYCSVLVNCNDIAAMGGKCLGMTNIISMKDKDVCREVLKGVKDGIKKFGVPMVGGHTHPDAQCNVLDVAITGIAKKDKLLLSRNAKVGDKIIFAYDLDGKLYENFPLNWDTTTMKPKKLVKAQLLSLVEIAENNLANSCKDISNPGAIGTLGMLLELAKKGGIVDITKIPKPEEIELVHWLKVYPGSGFVLTAKEENVKEIKRIFEDVNITAEVCGEVKRERKLYITDGKEKELVFDFEKEFICGC; this comes from the coding sequence ATGTTAAAAGGGATAGTGGAAGAAATAAAGAATTTTGAAGGGCTTTTAAGGAAAAAGGCTATAAAGGATGTTATTGGAAACTTCACATTTGATGAAGACTATGAGTTTGAAATCATAGAAGACTTTGGAGATGATGCAGCTGTTATAGGGATAGATGGAGAGAATGCTATTTTACTTGCAGCTGATGGGATCTGGGGAAAGCTTTTAGAAAAAGACCCTTGGTGGGCTGGCTATTGTTCAGTGTTGGTTAACTGTAATGACATTGCTGCCATGGGAGGAAAGTGCTTAGGGATGACCAATATCATAAGTATGAAGGATAAAGATGTTTGTAGAGAGGTTTTAAAGGGAGTTAAGGATGGAATTAAGAAGTTTGGAGTCCCTATGGTTGGTGGGCATACGCATCCAGATGCTCAGTGCAATGTGTTAGATGTAGCCATAACAGGAATTGCTAAGAAGGATAAATTATTATTAAGTAGAAATGCAAAAGTTGGAGATAAAATAATCTTTGCCTATGACTTAGATGGAAAGTTATATGAGAATTTCCCACTAAATTGGGATACTACAACTATGAAACCAAAGAAGTTAGTTAAGGCTCAACTCCTCTCACTTGTGGAAATTGCTGAGAATAACTTGGCTAACTCATGTAAAGATATCAGCAACCCTGGAGCTATAGGAACACTTGGCATGCTTTTAGAGTTAGCCAAGAAGGGAGGAATTGTAGATATAACAAAAATTCCTAAGCCTGAGGAGATAGAGTTAGTCCATTGGCTTAAGGTTTATCCTGGCTCTGGCTTTGTTTTAACAGCCAAGGAGGAAAATGTAAAAGAGATCAAAAGAATTTTTGAGGATGTTAATATCACTGCTGAAGTCTGTGGAGAGGTTAAAAGAGAAAGAAAGTTATATATAACAGATGGAAAAGAAAAAGAGCTTGTCTTTGACTTTGAAAAAGAGTTTATTTGTGGTTGCTAA